The genomic segment cctgtacgggaatcaataaGTTATCTCTAACCTTCTCAATCCGTACCATAGATTGAGTATGCTTGGTCAGGTCCACAACTTCGTAATTTCCTCCTTTTAAGAGAAATGGTTAATGTATCCCTATCCAAGGTTACCTTTTCAATTCTGTCTTTTTGGATGGTTATGGTATGGGCGGCACCGTTGACGGCTTACTCGAGTTCACCATTTTTCAGGATTGTGACATCCGGCGTTTGATTGTTCCTAAAATAAACTTCTACAACGTTGCCTTTCTTCCATCACATGACAACTACGTTGGGGTTATGCATTACAAGAGTACTCATTGGCAATGGGTGTCTTCACCTGAGTCCCAGACTACTTCATTGATTAAGTCTACTATGGAACGCAATCTTTTCAGTAGGTCGATTCCGatgatcagccgatcataggGAAGGTCTACAGTCAATGGGGGATGTCTAATTACTTTCTTGCCAACTGTAAATTTTAACCATGATGTACCTATTACCTTCAAAGCGTCTCCGCCTACACTTATCAAACAGCCATCAAACGATTTCAATCTCTGATTCTTTGCTGTCACATACAATacctgttggaaataactatatgacaatatagtggcTTGTGATCCTGTGGCAAGTAAACCTCTGATCGGCCCGATAAGCTCATCTTTGAGATAAGAATCAACAAAATATCGTCCTTCAACCTGAAATAAATCGCATAAGAAATTAGGATGTTCACTTATTTGATGCTTTTTGAGGACTTGATCCTTTTTCAGCGATGCGACGTCTGGTGAACCCTGTACATTCCTGCTGCACGCAGGAGCAGGAGCCCCCACCTTTGGGGAAAACTGGATCACACCACAGCTTACAGACGGCAGCTCGCAACTGGACGCCGAGATGATAGGATCACTCACTGAAGAAGACACACTAGTGCACGAATCGACATTAGACCGCAAGATAGACAACATGTTAGATATCTCCTCCTTTGCCTCAATTTTAGGGTCAAAAACGTTGCAAGGCAATATAGGATTAGGCATCACGTTAGATTCTTCTACAACCATCTCATCTgcattatggggctgagctgggacctgcagttgcccctaaaaaaagaCTCCGGCTGTTTTCCAGTAGACATGTGGGGTATTTTACTAACGATCTCACTTAATTTGGCCACTTGATCTGCCAACTGATCAAATCGATTGTTTGATTTGCGCAGTTTGGTCTTGTGGTGTGCCCTTGTTAGAGGTGGGTGACTGACTTCTAGGTGAAGTAGGGGGTTCAGGCCTACTTTCCTTGTGTTGTCTGGGCCTGTTTTAGCGCCTGTATTCCTGgggacccctattgtaatattggggatggtagttagacctcccagcaCCGGAGTTATCCCCCTCTGGCCCATTCGGGCTCTGAGGTTTTGTTtgcttgggtcctacctgttgtcgctgggtttgttggacaggtcctgtagactgagggtaCTTGTGTGGCTGCGTTTCAAATTTCAAGCTAGGGTTTCCGTTTTGTTCTGGGGACTTTTTATATCTCCTCTCACCTGTAGCGTGGCATTCACTGATGTTATACAGTGAAGTGGCAGCAGTCGCCAACCTATCCAAGGGAGCTTTGAGATCAAGATCTCTAgctaggctaaatttaatttgcaTGGGCATTGCACCATAAAGCGTAGGATGGGACCTATACGCTAACCCACTGAGCATTTTTCTTTctagagaccacctcagcatatgtcgGTTGTCTGAAACTCTCATCCTCCTTATGGGCAAACTCATGCCTGCGCGGTAGGGAATGAACCACACGCTTTCCCACATCACGGTCACAATCCCTCACTCTCCGATCACTTCCATTAGACCCACTTGGCACAGGTGACTTAACCCTAACATTCCTCTCCAAAGGAAGGTGTGGGGGGACATTTCTGTGACCTTTCGTGTCGCTAGCGCCTTGTAAGGCGGTTACAGCTTGACACACCTGACTTAATTGGGTTAAGGCCTCCTGTATAATCATGCCATCGCTCTCAGGTGGCATAGGGTCTCGGATGGAATCCGCTTTAAGAGCATGTGGTGACGACATATCTGCATTTTGGGGTATGAGAACTGGAGGGTCTGGAGATCCCTCATGATCAGACAGATCACTTTCAACATTGACTACAGTGTGGCTTGGTTCGTTAATTTGCTGCAGATTGCTAGAACGGAGGTGCAGCTTCTCTTactcactttttttaaatttgtgaTTTGGCTGTGATCGAGCTCGCATTTTAAGTCCTCGATCGATGCCTTTGCAGATTCTAATCTCTCTTCCATATGGGATACATATGCTTGCATTTTCGTTATATGCACATGTCTACTCTCTGAGAGTATGCTGACCTCTAATAACATGTACAGAATTGATGGCAACATCTTTTTAAGAGGTGTTGATTTTTACTGGTGGTATTTTTAGGCACATTAAGATAAGTTGGATGTCTCCTGACTGCCAGGTGGCGTCCATACATCCACACattctcttggcttctgcctgcaaCTCACTTATCCATGCAGCCACATCATGATCCAAATGTGAATTTACATATTCAAGAACGTTGTGGATTAACTGCTCCGGGCTAGATGGACTATCTCCTGTTGCATCACCACTACCAGCTTCACTACCGGCTGCACTCATTTTCCTACAACAAAGTTAAACACAGATCTATGAATAATCTGGTTAGCCAAGAAAAGAATGGAACATTTTACTATTTGCACAAATAATCAAAGAATTAACTCAATCTTGGTGGGACCATTTTATGTTGGGAATATAAAGCAaatgagatagagagagatatatatatatatatatatatatatatatatatatatatatatatataatctctatctaatcaaaagaaaaattattcaaaTTATATTGATCCACGAGGTGGACATATTGACACCTCAAAAAGAGTTCCATCGAGAAcctaattattttgtgcaattagtaagaacagggtacaagcgtctatgcaaaaatataaatgatttattatacaatcaAAAATTAATCAATGTAAATttcaatgatatgcagtacccagaattcgcAGCTAGATGGTGCCAACAAAACACTATTACAACCAaaacaagaatattatgcaatgaGGCTTTCAATTTCTGCTGGTGCTTCATCTAGGCCCACAGTAACATCTCTGCCTATCTATATGGGTTCTCCTTCCCTATTTTAATAATTATCTAATAAAATAATTTTCCGTTCTTCCAGGCAGTGAtagtatcctgaagataggtcatcaaagcCTGTGCCTTCTCAGGGATCGCTCCTGTCACTGATAGCTTGCTCCTCACTCCTGCCCTTAGTTGGATTTGATCCCAGTGTTGACCACTGAGCCTCCTATAATATcacataatttttttacattttactatttATTTACATAACGTGTATGTGAGTGAACCATGACCCAAGATATGGCAATATCAGCCTTTTGTATAGTTGCTATTTATGATTTGTTCTCTTATCAATTTGGTAAGTATTCAACTTCATAAAACAAGTTTGTTTAGTGACCAGTGATAAGTATGTAAATGTATATTCTTATTGGTTTTATCAATTTCCTGTAGGAATGGCCTCCACAGGCGGGGACAATAATGTGGACACAGAACAGACTTTTCCGTGTTTGCTCATGAAGCTGTACCATCCTCACCAAGATGACAGAAGAATTTTTAGTGCCATTGAATTGGGCAGAAAATACGAGATCCGAGCCGAGGAGGTGGTTTCCTTTGGACGGGACGTTAATTGCTGTAGCTTCACCTTGCTACAGAACAGAGTCTCCCGCATGCAGTTTGCTTTGCAGTTCTTCAAACCATTCAATAGTTCAGCATTGTCTTTTGAGATAAAAAACTTAAGCAAGAAAACCAAACTCTATGTTGATGGATGGGAACTGAGTTACCTCAATAAGGTCGACCTTCCTCCAAAGTGCATGGTTCGTTTTGGGGAATTTCAGATTCTGATTGAGACTGAAGCCGGAGAGTCAGAGGACAAATTTGCAGTCTACTGTGAATTATCGCGTGTTTCTCTTGTACAAGAAACGGGCCATCCGGTGAAGCAATCCATTCCTGAGTCAAACCATCAGCCTTTTAGTGTCCCACCAACTCCTCCCCCAGTGGAAGATGATGAAAACTATGTATAAAAAGGTTATTATCCATGTGTATTACCATTTTATATACAAATACATGAAGAACAGATGAAATAACGCCACCGTAGCCTTGGTGTAAAAGCCGCACTGCGGCCATCTTGTTTCCAAAGACTTCTTCGTATGATACGGTGTCTCAGGATGAAGTTATTCTCATAAGACACTCTATTAAAGGGGTGATCCCACGAATTTAAATTCTCTTTAAAACTCTTTCACTTGCATGTTTGGAGGActttctttcctttctgtggGCGGCCTACATCTCCCAAGATGCATTGCAATTAGCTATTGTTAACCCCTGCCTCCCTAGCATACAAAATAGTCCATCAcaaatatttctatgaatttagaaatGGGTATGAATGAAAGAAAGGTGTGTGGACGTCTTCACCTGCTTCTCTATGAGACCACTACCCCAGGTCTGAGAGGAGGAAGGGAAGCTACTGCACGTGTTAATCTACAGctgggggcgctaccagagagggAAATGTACATGGGAAATAATATATTTGAAtgcatgtaccgtatttttcgctttataagacaccgttttttttggggggggggggggggaagt from the Bufo bufo chromosome 2, aBufBuf1.1, whole genome shotgun sequence genome contains:
- the LOC120989911 gene encoding TRAF-interacting protein with FHA domain-containing protein A-like, whose product is MASTGGDNNVDTEQTFPCLLMKLYHPHQDDRRIFSAIELGRKYEIRAEEVVSFGRDVNCCSFTLLQNRVSRMQFALQFFKPFNSSALSFEIKNLSKKTKLYVDGWELSYLNKVDLPPKCMVRFGEFQILIETEAGESEDKFAVYCELSRVSLVQETGHPVKQSIPESNHQPFSVPPTPPPVEDDENYV